Proteins from one Mercurialis annua linkage group LG7, ddMerAnnu1.2, whole genome shotgun sequence genomic window:
- the LOC126655967 gene encoding sodium/hydrogen exchanger 6 translates to MATSIGDDMIISPTSGGDISVHPGKEQQAAGVGILLQIMMLVLSFILGHVLRRHKFYYLPEASASLLIGLIVGGLANISNTEISIRGWFNFHEEFFFLFLLPPIIFQSGFSLAPKPFFSNFGAIVTFAILGTFISSIVTGCLVYLGGLLYLMYPLPLVECLMFGALISATDPVTVLSIFQELGTDTNLYALVFGESVLNDAMAISLYRTMSLVNSHASSGTNFFMLVVRFLETFAGSMSAGVGVGFISALLFKYAGLDIDNLQNLECCLFVLFPYFSYMLAEGLGLSGIVSILFTGIVMKHYSYSNLSENSQRFVSAFFHLISSLAETFVFIYMGFDIAMEQHSWSHVGFIFFSIIFIVVARAANVFSCGYLLNLVRPARRQIPLKHQKALWYSGLRGAMAFALALQSIHDLPEGHGQTIFTATTAIVVLTVLLIGGSTGTMLEALQVIGDSHDGASDDSFEGNNGYIAPSYNEDGESGNRFKMKLKEFRRSAPSFTALDRNYLTPFFTSQNGDEADHDDEPMPSTRRAGYHGYH, encoded by the exons ATGGCGACGAGTATTGGCGACGACATGATAATATCACCGACTAGCGGCGGCGATATAAGTGTTCATCCTGGTAAAGAGCAACAAGCTGCCGGAGTTGGAATTCTTCTGCAAATTATGATGCTTGTTCTTTCCTTTATCCTTGGTCATGTTCTTCGTCGccataaattttattatctcCCTGAAGCTAGCGCTTCTCTTCTCATCG GATTAATTGTAGGTGGACTTGCTAACATTTCTAATACTGAAATCAGCATCAG GGGATGGTTTAATTTCCACGAGGAATTCTTTTTCCTGTTTTTGCTACCTCCTATTATATT TCAGTCAGGGTTCAGTTTAGCACCT AAACCATTCTTTTCGAACTTTGGGGCAATTGTCACATTTGCTATTCTAGGAACATTTATATCTTCAATTGTTACTGGTTGTCTTGT TTACCTTGGCGGTCTCTTATACCTCATGTACCCGCTCCCTTTAGTTGAATGTTTAATGTTTGGTGCTCTAATATCAGCAACGGATCCCGTCACTGTTTTATCAATTTTCCAG GAACTTGGTACAGATACAAACCTTTATGCTTTGGTGTTTGGAGAATCTGTCTTAAACGATGCT ATGGCAATATCCCTGTACAG GACAATGTCCTTGGTGAATAGTCATGCTTCATCTGGAACAAATTTCTTCATGTTAGTTGTCAGATTTCTTGAGACATTTGCTGGATCAATGTCTGCTG GTGTGGGAGTTGGATTCATTTCTGCATTG CTCTTCAAGTATGCTGGTTTGGACATCGACAA TCTTCAGAACTTAGAGTGCTGCCTTTTTGTCCTTTTTCCATATTTCTC TTATATGCTTGCTGAAGGTCTTGGACTCTCTGGAATTGTGTCGATATTGTTCACCGGCATA GTCATGAAGCACTACTCCTACTCAAATTTGTCTGAAAATTCTCAGCGATTTGTTTCTGCATTTTTCCATCTTATATCATCACTAGCTGAAACATTTGT ATTCATATACATGGGGTTTGATATTGCAATGGAACAACATAGCTGGTCCCATGTTGGATTTATCTTTTTCTCAATT ATATTCATTGTAGTTGCAAG GGCAGCAAATGTCTTTTCTTGTGGATATTTGCTCAATTTGGTTCGACCTGCACGTCGTCAAATACCTTTAAAACATCAGAAAGCTCTCTGGTACAGTG GACTTCGAGGGGCTATGGCTTTTGCTCTGGCTTTGCAATCAATTCATGATCTCCCAGAAGGGCATGGGCAGACAATATTTACTGCAACCACAGCCATAGTTGTATTGACG GTGTTGTTAATTGGAGGCTCAACTGGTACTATGCTGGAAGCTTTGCAAGTTATTGGAGATAGTCATGATGGAGCCTCGGACGAT AGTTTTGAGGGGAACAATGGCTACATTGCTCCCTCTTATAACGAGGATGGTGAGTCAGGAAACAGGTTCAAGATGAAATTAAAAGAATTCCGCAGGAG TGCTCCCTCTTTCACAGCATTAGATAGGAATTACTTAACTCCTTTCTTCACTAGTCAAAATGGAGATGAAGCAGATCATG ATGATGAGCCTATGCCGAGTACTAGAAGAGCGGGTTACCATGGATATCACTGA